A genomic segment from Candidatus Leptovillus gracilis encodes:
- a CDS encoding ChbG/HpnK family deacetylase, translating to MRWPDQPAVGLSRAQLLIVNADDFGMCNSVNEAVIGAWPAGILRSTTLMVPCPWALHAIHFLKEHPEVRFGVHLTAISEWVDYRWGPLTPREQVPSLVNEAGHFYNFEQMPHFLAQVNLAELEREFRAQIETVLVAGLKPTHLDWHCLRLSGWTFACWARRPAGGGFRATPIAAIDRDFHIARRF from the coding sequence ATGCGGTGGCCAGACCAACCGGCTGTTGGGCTATCCCGCGCCCAGCTGTTGATCGTCAACGCCGATGATTTTGGGATGTGTAACTCGGTGAATGAGGCCGTTATCGGCGCATGGCCGGCCGGTATTCTTCGCTCCACCACCTTGATGGTCCCCTGCCCTTGGGCACTGCACGCCATCCATTTCTTGAAAGAGCATCCCGAAGTCCGCTTTGGCGTTCACCTCACGGCGATTTCTGAATGGGTTGATTACCGGTGGGGACCGCTTACCCCCAGGGAGCAAGTACCATCTCTCGTTAACGAGGCGGGGCACTTCTACAACTTCGAGCAGATGCCCCACTTTTTGGCCCAGGTCAATTTAGCGGAATTGGAGCGAGAGTTCAGAGCGCAGATCGAAACTGTGCTGGTGGCCGGGTTGAAGCCGACGCACCTGGATTGGCATTGTCTGCGGCTGAGTGGATGGACTTTTGCGTGCTGGGCGCGCCGCCCGGCGGGGGGCGGTTTCCGGGCTACCCCAATTGCGGCGATAGACCGAGATTTTCATATCGCCAGACGATTTTGA
- a CDS encoding glycoside hydrolase family 2 protein codes for MPGGVHTDLLALGRIPDPFVGDNEKRVQWVAESDWEYRYQFMAAPELLAQPHVWLVADGLDTLATVTLNGRFLAHTNNMFRQYRWDVRALLQARDNELLITFASPVQTISEKEAQRPLPGVSQAIAGGPYLRKAPCQFGWDWGPQLPPIGVWKEIRLEGGEGIRLADVHLRQHHANGEVTISAALTLEGQTTEGLTAHLHILAPDGEEMMTETAVSPSPHSQFTIHNSQFTIPHPQLWWPNGYGPQPLYQITISLRQNNAELDNRRYQLGLRTLELRQEPDQWGRSFEFVVNGVRLFAKGSNWIPADSFPTRISDAYLEALIRGAAETQQNMLRVWGGGFYEEERFYDLCDRYGILVWQDFIFSCSVYPLDDPDFLENVRIEVLENVRRLRHRASLALWCGNNEMEWGWVDWGWKQRPDLDDLKAAYDSFFHHTLPAWCAAEDPDTAYWPSSPSSDTPFENPNGQQQGDAHYWDVWHGRKPFTAYRDQYPRFMSEFGFQALPPLASIRTYADEADWNMTSYIMEQHQKNDSGNSLMVGQMLDTFRLPKDFPSLVYLSMALQAEGIRYGVEHWRRAQERVAGTLYWQLNDCWPVASWSSLDYFGRWKALHYAARRFYAPLLLSIEDAPPRQGVYLTNERLEAWHGRIRWSLETLEGAALAAGEEAVQAAPQATTHVNTLDFTDQLTDDNRRSLTFIAELWQNDKLLTRQTAFFAPTKHLQLMEPEITAVCHLEGAMLHIELNGRSLARLVELSLDGADVVFSDNYFDLPARRAVTLTCPLPHGWDLSQAKAALRIRSVYDSF; via the coding sequence GTGCCCGGCGGCGTGCATACTGATTTGCTGGCTTTAGGCCGCATCCCCGACCCCTTTGTGGGCGACAATGAAAAGCGGGTGCAATGGGTGGCGGAAAGCGATTGGGAATATCGCTATCAATTTATGGCCGCGCCCGAACTGTTGGCGCAGCCCCACGTCTGGCTGGTGGCCGATGGGCTGGATACGCTGGCGACGGTGACTTTAAACGGCCGTTTCCTCGCCCACACCAACAACATGTTCCGCCAATACCGCTGGGACGTCCGCGCCCTGCTCCAGGCCAGGGACAACGAACTGCTCATCACCTTTGCCTCACCGGTACAAACCATCAGCGAAAAGGAGGCGCAACGGCCGTTGCCCGGCGTCTCCCAGGCCATCGCCGGCGGGCCTTATTTGCGTAAAGCCCCCTGCCAGTTTGGTTGGGATTGGGGACCGCAGCTTCCGCCCATCGGCGTCTGGAAAGAGATTCGCCTGGAAGGCGGGGAGGGCATCCGTCTGGCCGACGTCCATCTGCGCCAACACCACGCCAACGGCGAAGTCACAATCTCCGCCGCATTAACCCTCGAAGGCCAGACAACCGAAGGCTTAACCGCCCACCTCCACATCCTCGCCCCCGATGGCGAGGAGATGATGACGGAAACGGCCGTTTCCCCCTCCCCCCATTCACAATTCACAATTCACAATTCACAATTCACAATTCCCCACCCCCAATTATGGTGGCCCAACGGCTACGGCCCCCAACCCCTCTACCAAATCACCATCAGCCTGCGCCAGAACAACGCCGAACTAGACAATCGCCGCTACCAACTTGGCCTGCGCACCCTCGAACTGCGCCAGGAACCTGACCAATGGGGGCGCTCCTTTGAATTCGTCGTCAACGGCGTGCGCCTCTTCGCCAAAGGTTCCAACTGGATACCGGCCGACTCTTTCCCCACGCGCATCAGCGACGCCTACCTGGAGGCGCTCATTCGCGGCGCGGCCGAAACCCAGCAAAACATGCTGCGCGTCTGGGGCGGCGGCTTCTACGAGGAAGAACGCTTCTACGACCTGTGCGACCGCTACGGCATCCTCGTCTGGCAAGATTTCATCTTCTCATGCAGCGTCTACCCGCTGGACGACCCCGACTTCCTGGAAAATGTGCGCATCGAGGTGCTGGAAAATGTGCGCCGACTGCGCCATCGCGCCAGCCTGGCCCTTTGGTGCGGCAACAACGAGATGGAATGGGGCTGGGTAGATTGGGGCTGGAAACAGCGGCCCGATTTGGACGATTTGAAAGCGGCCTACGACAGCTTCTTCCACCACACACTGCCCGCCTGGTGCGCCGCCGAAGACCCGGACACCGCTTACTGGCCCAGCTCGCCTTCGTCCGACACCCCCTTCGAGAACCCCAATGGGCAGCAGCAAGGGGACGCCCACTATTGGGACGTGTGGCACGGCCGTAAACCGTTCACCGCCTACCGCGACCAATATCCCCGCTTCATGAGCGAATTTGGCTTCCAGGCATTGCCGCCGCTGGCCTCCATCCGCACCTACGCCGACGAAGCCGACTGGAACATGACCTCCTACATCATGGAGCAGCACCAGAAAAATGACAGCGGCAACAGTCTGATGGTCGGGCAAATGCTCGACACTTTCCGCCTGCCCAAAGATTTCCCGTCGCTCGTTTACCTGAGCATGGCGCTGCAAGCGGAAGGCATCCGCTACGGTGTGGAGCATTGGCGGCGCGCCCAGGAGCGGGTGGCGGGCACGCTCTACTGGCAGCTTAATGACTGCTGGCCGGTGGCCTCCTGGTCCAGCCTCGATTATTTCGGCCGTTGGAAGGCGCTGCATTACGCCGCCCGCCGCTTCTACGCGCCGCTGCTGCTCTCCATTGAGGATGCGCCGCCGCGCCAGGGAGTTTACCTGACCAATGAGCGGCTTGAGGCGTGGCACGGCCGTATCCGCTGGTCGCTGGAAACGTTAGAAGGCGCAGCGCTGGCAGCCGGCGAGGAAGCGGTGCAAGCCGCGCCACAGGCCACCACCCACGTCAACACCCTGGACTTTACCGATCAGCTAACCGACGACAACCGGCGCAGCCTGACCTTTATCGCCGAATTGTGGCAGAATGACAAGCTTCTGACCCGGCAGACCGCCTTCTTCGCGCCGACCAAACATTTGCAGCTGATGGAACCGGAGATAACGGCCGTTTGTCATCTTGAAGGAGCGATGCTGCACATTGAATTGAACGGCCGTTCCCTCGCCCGCCTGGTAGAACTCTCCCTCGACGGGGCCGATGTCGTTTTTAGCGACAACTACTTCGACCTACCCGCCCGCCGCGCCGTTACCCTTACCTGCCCACTGCCTCACGGATGGGACTTATCCCAGGCCAAAGCAGCGCTGCGCATCCGTTCGGTTTACGATTCTTTCTAA
- a CDS encoding ABC transporter permease: protein MKHTLRQVFQSGKFLVGFSIFSFVLLFVIIYPRIITDPPLQIIGQGTFFPPGIYVNVYDSLNAPHYILNLPDANRNRIASKLSNDDRQAIKEWLTAVGIPEDEIDVENTRQLLEQWANNYDPTLRVQGMTNARRNYFIRLNDSLNRLLATEGVSIAVRNEETGELEEIGVVTLKDYVNIRQVPNVRLLLLGTDNFGRDVLTELVAATRVSLLIGLVAGLVATSIGLVLGLLSGYIGGLVDDIIMFITNLFTVIPSFVLLILISFSIGQNQRGPVTIAIVIGFTSWVWTTRAVRSQVISLRNRDHVNLSKLSGHSIVHIIVKDVLPYIASYVVMALILQISSGILAEAGLSILGLGPRTTEMPTLGLMLNWALIYQAHILGKWWAYLPVLITIALITFSMNLMNTGLDQVFNPALRE from the coding sequence ATGAAACACACACTTCGACAAGTCTTTCAATCTGGCAAATTCCTGGTCGGGTTTTCCATTTTTTCATTCGTTTTGCTGTTCGTGATCATTTATCCACGCATCATCACCGATCCCCCCTTACAGATCATCGGTCAGGGCACGTTTTTCCCTCCCGGCATCTATGTGAATGTTTACGACAGCCTGAATGCCCCCCATTACATCCTCAATTTGCCCGACGCTAACAGGAATCGGATCGCCAGCAAGTTGAGCAATGACGATCGGCAGGCCATCAAAGAATGGTTAACGGCCGTTGGCATTCCCGAAGACGAGATTGACGTTGAAAACACCCGCCAACTCCTGGAGCAGTGGGCAAACAATTACGACCCCACGCTCAGGGTTCAGGGCATGACCAACGCCCGGCGCAATTACTTTATCCGGCTCAATGATTCACTCAACCGACTGCTGGCAACCGAAGGCGTGAGCATCGCCGTGAGAAACGAGGAAACGGGCGAACTAGAAGAGATAGGCGTTGTTACGCTTAAAGATTACGTCAATATCAGGCAGGTTCCAAACGTGCGCCTACTGCTCCTGGGGACCGATAATTTTGGCCGGGACGTGCTGACCGAACTGGTAGCGGCCACCCGTGTATCCTTGCTCATTGGTCTTGTGGCGGGTCTGGTCGCCACTTCCATCGGTTTGGTACTAGGATTATTGTCCGGTTATATCGGTGGGCTGGTGGATGACATCATCATGTTTATCACCAATCTTTTTACCGTTATCCCCAGTTTTGTCTTGTTGATCCTGATTTCATTCAGCATTGGGCAAAATCAACGTGGCCCTGTCACCATCGCCATCGTAATTGGGTTCACATCCTGGGTCTGGACGACCAGGGCCGTGAGATCGCAGGTGATTTCGCTGCGCAACCGGGACCACGTGAATCTATCGAAGCTGTCCGGGCATTCAATCGTACACATCATCGTCAAAGACGTTCTGCCCTACATTGCTTCATATGTTGTCATGGCGCTGATCCTGCAAATTTCCTCCGGTATCCTGGCGGAGGCCGGCCTGTCCATTCTTGGATTGGGACCCAGAACAACAGAAATGCCCACATTAGGGTTGATGTTGAATTGGGCATTGATTTACCAGGCGCATATCCTGGGTAAATGGTGGGCTTATCTCCCCGTCCTCATTACCATCGCGCTGATTACATTCTCGATGAATTTGATGAACACCGGCCTTGACCAGGTGTTCAATCCGGCGCTAAGGGAGTAA
- a CDS encoding ABC transporter ATP-binding protein yields MSNAILEVRELTTKYITRFREDVYAVDHVSLKVEEGKSLGIAGESGCGKSTLALSLMGYYFPPLHYTSGEIIIDGRNISGMNPDDVRKSILGKEISYIPQAAMNALNPTQRVIRFIEDVIEAHDPTVTKKEVYDLAKGFFEAVGLPADVLQKYPVELSGGMKQRTVIAISVILSPQILIADEPSSALDVTSQKMVIKMLRSLMDKGYIKAMIFITHELPLLYNVTDDIMVMYAGQIVEKAGAKEAVFDPLHPYSKGLMGSIIVPEEGLRDVKLTAIPGVPPNLKNPPSGCRFAERCKYVRPECKAISVPLREAGHGRAYRCIIPEAELREIYAREAHQNV; encoded by the coding sequence ATGTCAAATGCCATATTAGAAGTCAGAGAACTCACCACAAAATATATCACCCGGTTTCGGGAAGATGTTTACGCCGTTGACCACGTTTCGTTGAAGGTGGAAGAAGGCAAATCGTTGGGCATTGCCGGCGAATCGGGCTGCGGCAAGTCTACCCTGGCGCTGAGCCTGATGGGCTACTATTTCCCACCGCTGCATTATACGAGCGGCGAGATTATTATTGACGGCCGTAACATCTCCGGCATGAACCCCGACGACGTGCGTAAGTCCATCCTGGGCAAGGAAATCTCCTACATCCCCCAGGCGGCCATGAACGCCCTCAATCCCACGCAAAGGGTCATCCGCTTTATTGAAGATGTCATTGAAGCGCACGATCCCACCGTGACCAAGAAAGAAGTATACGACCTGGCTAAAGGCTTCTTTGAAGCCGTCGGTCTGCCAGCCGACGTGCTGCAAAAATACCCGGTGGAGCTTTCCGGTGGCATGAAACAGCGCACTGTCATCGCCATCTCCGTCATCCTCTCGCCCCAGATCCTCATCGCCGATGAGCCTTCCTCTGCGCTCGACGTGACCTCGCAGAAGATGGTCATCAAGATGCTGCGCAGCCTGATGGACAAAGGGTACATCAAGGCGATGATCTTCATCACCCATGAGCTGCCGCTGCTGTACAACGTGACCGATGACATCATGGTCATGTATGCCGGGCAGATCGTCGAAAAGGCCGGCGCTAAAGAAGCAGTGTTCGACCCCCTCCACCCCTATTCCAAAGGTCTTATGGGTTCGATCATCGTGCCGGAAGAAGGGCTGCGGGATGTGAAGCTGACGGCCATTCCGGGCGTGCCGCCGAATCTCAAAAACCCGCCGTCTGGCTGCCGTTTTGCCGAACGCTGCAAGTACGTGCGGCCGGAGTGTAAAGCCATCTCCGTCCCGTTGCGCGAAGCGGGACACGGCCGTGCCTACCGCTGCATCATCCCCGAAGCAGAACTGCGAGAAATATATGCCAGGGAGGCTCATCAAAATGTCTGA
- a CDS encoding ABC transporter permease, with the protein MKGYRKYFFNKLVWFLVTLVCAFILNFILPRQMPGDPVAAIVARQVQGMSNTTGVQAIYEQYTELFGTNRPMYEQFFLYVRNALQGDFGFSFSQYPRTVSDVIRAALWWTIILQFPAIIVGWLIGNTLGALAAYVKGGFDKVLLPISIFASSIPPFGMAMILLVIFGVSLQWLPTSGGYGFDLIPNMSWRFVWSVIVHYQLPFWSIVLVTIGGQAIGMRSMAIYELNADYVKYGRFMGIKDGKIVRYVFRNAMLPQITGLALAVGTMVGGALVAEIIFSYPGLGSTIFTAVLGQDYPLISATTLIITIMVLLANFVIEIIYGVLDPRIKAAQAD; encoded by the coding sequence TTGAAAGGATACCGGAAGTATTTTTTTAACAAGCTTGTTTGGTTCCTCGTCACCTTAGTTTGTGCATTCATTCTGAATTTTATTCTGCCGCGCCAGATGCCGGGCGACCCGGTGGCGGCTATCGTGGCCAGACAGGTTCAGGGCATGAGCAATACAACCGGGGTGCAGGCCATCTATGAGCAGTACACAGAATTGTTTGGCACCAACAGACCGATGTACGAGCAGTTCTTTCTGTACGTGCGCAATGCGCTGCAAGGCGATTTTGGTTTTTCATTCAGCCAATATCCCAGAACGGTGTCGGATGTGATTCGCGCAGCTCTCTGGTGGACGATTATTCTCCAATTTCCGGCCATCATCGTTGGCTGGTTGATTGGGAATACGCTTGGCGCGTTGGCGGCTTATGTGAAGGGTGGCTTTGACAAGGTTTTGCTGCCGATCAGTATTTTTGCCAGCAGTATCCCGCCATTTGGCATGGCGATGATTTTGCTGGTTATTTTTGGCGTGAGCTTGCAATGGCTGCCCACTTCGGGCGGTTATGGGTTTGACCTGATTCCCAATATGAGTTGGCGTTTTGTCTGGTCGGTGATCGTTCATTACCAGTTACCGTTTTGGTCCATTGTCTTGGTGACAATAGGTGGGCAGGCGATTGGGATGCGCTCGATGGCGATTTACGAGCTAAATGCCGACTATGTGAAATACGGCCGTTTCATGGGCATTAAAGATGGCAAAATTGTGCGCTACGTGTTTCGCAACGCCATGCTGCCCCAGATAACCGGTCTGGCATTGGCGGTAGGGACAATGGTTGGCGGCGCGCTGGTGGCAGAGATTATTTTTAGCTACCCAGGGCTGGGTTCGACGATTTTTACGGCCGTTCTAGGCCAGGATTACCCGCTTATCTCTGCCACGACATTGATCATCACCATCATGGTGCTGCTGGCAAACTTCGTGATTGAGATCATCTATGGCGTCCTGGATCCGCGCATTAAAGCAGCGCAGGCTGATTGA
- a CDS encoding ABC transporter ATP-binding protein, with amino-acid sequence MSDEKKLCLSGKGVTKVFGLGRNKTVAVDHVDFNFYEGEIISIVGESGSGKTTLAKMLLGLINPTEGDIYFQGELMTEACSFVNLKFAELTNKYPFELSGGQQQRLMIARIFLLKPQILLADEPTSMIDACSRATILDMLMQLRDEIGMTPIFITHDIGLAYYVSDSVYIMEHGKFVESGSADQVILHPQEPYTKRLLNDVPKIYEEWDLSTV; translated from the coding sequence ATGTCTGACGAGAAAAAACTATGCCTCAGCGGCAAAGGCGTGACAAAAGTATTTGGCCTTGGTCGCAATAAAACTGTCGCTGTGGATCACGTGGATTTCAATTTCTACGAGGGCGAAATCATCTCCATCGTCGGCGAATCGGGCAGTGGCAAGACCACGTTGGCGAAAATGCTGCTGGGATTGATCAACCCGACTGAGGGCGACATTTACTTTCAGGGCGAGCTGATGACCGAGGCGTGCAGCTTCGTCAACCTGAAGTTCGCCGAACTGACCAACAAGTATCCCTTTGAGCTTTCCGGTGGGCAGCAGCAGCGCCTGATGATCGCCCGCATCTTCTTGCTGAAGCCCCAAATCTTGCTGGCCGATGAACCCACCTCCATGATAGACGCCTGCTCCCGCGCCACTATCCTGGATATGTTGATGCAGCTGCGCGATGAAATCGGCATGACGCCCATCTTCATCACCCATGATATTGGTCTGGCGTATTATGTTTCTGACAGCGTTTACATCATGGAACACGGCAAATTTGTCGAAAGCGGCTCGGCCGACCAGGTGATTCTGCATCCGCAAGAGCCATATACCAAACGCCTGCTCAACGACGTACCCAAAATCTATGAAGAATGGGACCTTTCAACGGTCTAA
- a CDS encoding MFS transporter: protein MLQKSRVPSKLSLILLAYAAFIALGMPDGLLGIAWPSIRADFVIPLDAMGMLLFASVAGYMTSSFLSGALIARLGVGNLLAISCALTGAALVGYTLVPSWWMMVTLGVLAGLGAGAIDAGLNTYVAAHFGEGLMQWLHASYGIGVTIGPVIMTLAITTLDSWRAGYRIVGGFQFLMALAFTLTLAWWNAPEERTEQKREKRLTEYKTPIGQTLRRPQVWLSALLFFLYVGAEVSLGAWAYTLLTESRGVPVRLAGFWAGSYWAMFTVGRILAGLYARRLGIHLLAQGGMVLALLGAVLLWWNPVPFANLLAVGLIGLAIAPVFPAMMSGTRQRVGARYAANTIGIQMAATGLGGATIASLVGVLARRFSLEIIPISLVALFLSLLASYRLSLVMKGSQEMEYAVARPTGCWAIPRPAVDRQRR from the coding sequence ATGCTGCAAAAATCAAGAGTCCCTTCTAAATTAAGCCTGATTCTTCTGGCTTACGCCGCTTTTATTGCCCTGGGCATGCCCGATGGCCTGTTGGGCATCGCCTGGCCTTCCATCCGCGCCGATTTTGTCATCCCGCTGGATGCCATGGGCATGTTACTCTTTGCCAGCGTCGCCGGGTACATGACCTCCAGCTTTCTCAGCGGGGCGTTGATCGCCCGCCTGGGCGTGGGCAACTTACTGGCAATTAGCTGCGCTCTCACCGGCGCGGCCCTCGTCGGCTACACCCTTGTGCCTTCCTGGTGGATGATGGTGACCCTGGGCGTGCTGGCCGGGTTAGGCGCCGGCGCGATTGACGCCGGTCTGAATACCTACGTCGCCGCCCATTTCGGCGAAGGACTCATGCAGTGGCTGCACGCCAGTTACGGCATCGGCGTGACCATTGGCCCGGTGATCATGACCCTGGCGATCACCACCCTGGATTCCTGGCGCGCCGGGTATCGCATCGTCGGCGGCTTCCAGTTCTTGATGGCCCTCGCTTTTACCCTCACCCTTGCCTGGTGGAACGCCCCCGAAGAACGGACGGAGCAGAAACGGGAAAAGCGCCTGACGGAGTACAAAACCCCCATCGGCCAGACCTTGCGCCGGCCGCAAGTCTGGCTCAGCGCCCTATTGTTTTTCCTCTACGTGGGGGCGGAAGTCTCCCTGGGAGCCTGGGCCTACACCCTGCTCACCGAGTCGCGCGGCGTACCGGTGCGTCTGGCCGGTTTCTGGGCCGGCAGCTATTGGGCGATGTTTACCGTTGGGCGCATCCTGGCCGGGCTGTACGCCCGACGCCTGGGGATTCATTTGCTGGCCCAGGGCGGTATGGTTTTGGCTCTGCTCGGCGCCGTCTTGCTCTGGTGGAACCCCGTGCCCTTCGCCAACTTGCTGGCGGTCGGGCTGATCGGCCTGGCGATTGCCCCGGTCTTCCCGGCGATGATGTCGGGAACCAGGCAGCGGGTCGGCGCCCGTTATGCCGCCAACACCATTGGGATACAAATGGCGGCTACCGGGTTGGGCGGGGCGACAATCGCCAGTCTGGTGGGTGTGTTGGCGCGCCGGTTTTCTCTGGAAATCATCCCCATCAGCCTGGTGGCGTTGTTCCTCAGTTTGCTCGCCAGTTACCGGCTGTCGCTGGTGATGAAGGGATCGCAGGAAATGGAGTATGCGGTGGCCAGACCAACCGGCTGTTGGGCTATCCCGCGCCCAGCTGTTGATCGTCAACGCCGATGA
- a CDS encoding ABC transporter substrate-binding protein, translating into MKQKNSVLFIILSLLLVFSLALSACGTTTTSTEVSPTTVPAPAVEEPAPAVEEPAPAVEEPAPVVEEATPVVEETAPTEEPAAASTDPNSLPRNETLYFNGQQWGSVVGWNPFSNSNNNAMAIAQQDNARVIMFETPYLYNMMDGQVYPLLADGPFEWNEARTEIAFKIKPAAMWSDGTPVTAEDVAYTWATHVKYNTPTGAANIDFIEAIEAVDAQTVVVKAKLNEDGTAVNPLLVAAYLSSNYVIQKAWTETLEARVAGDATALLADPAEDVVYSGPYHKYFADDTKVIYVRDDNYWGQDASMWGMLPVPKYLAHVIFKDNAAGTTALQAGEVDVSQQFNSNVNLLWEDDGLPISTYLPDPPYQIGASLPTAFYNLESPGLDQVAVRKAIAMAVDYPTIIANAMTNQSATFDQVARSLMNPTEGEQALFNHDAVAELQWAGNDIEGAKALLDEAGIVDSDGDGWREYEGEKLSYVATCPNGWSDWQAAIEVVAAAGAEIGIDITTNFPEWSVYQTIVTKSDASLPEGYDIFMMWSDGAGPTQPWGRIRKLMSSEFIGMSSNWNGNWGMYSNPDADALIQAIPAETDATALQDLYTELVSIYLSDVPSFTLMYRPQSFHTVNETVWTNFPFDGDGTTPPVPPLNLTDGWSIAGLYNLELANN; encoded by the coding sequence ATGAAACAAAAAAATAGCGTCTTGTTCATCATCCTTAGTCTGCTGCTCGTTTTTAGTCTTGCACTAAGCGCTTGCGGCACGACAACCACTTCGACGGAGGTTAGTCCAACAACTGTACCCGCCCCGGCAGTGGAAGAACCAGCCCCGGCCGTAGAAGAACCGGCTCCGGCAGTGGAAGAACCAGCCCCGGTCGTGGAAGAAGCGACACCGGTGGTAGAAGAAACTGCCCCGACTGAAGAACCTGCGGCTGCATCTACGGACCCGAATTCTCTGCCCCGTAACGAAACCCTGTACTTCAATGGTCAGCAGTGGGGTTCTGTTGTAGGCTGGAATCCTTTTTCCAACAGCAACAACAATGCCATGGCGATTGCCCAGCAAGACAACGCCCGCGTGATCATGTTCGAGACACCTTACCTGTACAATATGATGGACGGGCAGGTGTATCCTTTGCTGGCCGATGGCCCCTTTGAATGGAATGAAGCGCGTACTGAGATCGCCTTCAAGATCAAGCCGGCCGCTATGTGGAGCGATGGCACCCCGGTAACGGCCGAAGATGTCGCTTATACCTGGGCTACCCATGTGAAGTACAACACTCCCACCGGCGCGGCCAACATTGATTTCATCGAAGCCATCGAAGCCGTAGATGCCCAGACAGTTGTTGTTAAGGCTAAGCTGAATGAGGATGGTACGGCCGTCAATCCGCTGCTGGTGGCTGCTTACCTGAGCAGCAATTATGTGATCCAGAAAGCGTGGACCGAAACGCTGGAAGCGCGCGTCGCTGGTGACGCCACTGCGCTCTTGGCTGATCCTGCCGAAGACGTTGTTTATTCTGGCCCCTATCACAAATACTTCGCCGACGATACGAAGGTTATCTATGTCCGCGATGATAATTACTGGGGTCAGGATGCCTCCATGTGGGGTATGCTGCCGGTTCCGAAATACCTGGCGCACGTGATCTTTAAGGACAATGCGGCCGGTACAACCGCTTTGCAAGCTGGTGAGGTGGATGTTAGCCAGCAGTTCAATTCTAATGTGAACTTGCTGTGGGAAGATGATGGTCTACCCATCTCCACCTATTTACCCGACCCACCGTACCAGATCGGCGCTTCCCTGCCCACCGCCTTCTACAACCTGGAATCCCCCGGTTTGGATCAGGTTGCCGTGCGCAAGGCGATTGCCATGGCAGTGGATTACCCCACCATCATCGCCAACGCGATGACCAATCAATCGGCTACCTTTGACCAGGTTGCGCGCTCTTTGATGAACCCGACCGAAGGCGAGCAAGCCTTGTTCAACCACGACGCTGTGGCGGAATTGCAGTGGGCCGGTAACGACATTGAGGGCGCTAAGGCGCTGCTCGACGAGGCCGGCATTGTGGACTCCGATGGCGATGGCTGGCGTGAGTATGAAGGCGAAAAACTGAGCTATGTCGCTACCTGCCCCAATGGGTGGTCTGACTGGCAAGCCGCGATTGAAGTGGTGGCTGCGGCCGGCGCTGAGATCGGCATCGACATTACCACCAACTTCCCCGAATGGTCTGTTTACCAGACAATCGTCACCAAATCCGATGCGTCCCTGCCCGAAGGGTATGACATCTTCATGATGTGGAGTGATGGCGCTGGCCCGACGCAGCCGTGGGGTCGTATCCGCAAGCTGATGAGTTCTGAATTTATCGGCATGTCCAGCAACTGGAATGGTAACTGGGGCATGTATTCTAACCCCGACGCCGATGCCTTGATTCAAGCCATCCCCGCTGAGACCGACGCGACGGCTTTGCAAGATCTGTACACCGAACTGGTAAGCATTTACCTGTCTGATGTTCCTTCCTTCACGCTGATGTACCGTCCCCAATCGTTCCATACGGTGAACGAGACGGTTTGGACCAACTTCCCGTTTGACGGTGATGGGACCACCCCACCCGTACCCCCGCTCAACCTGACTGATGGTTGGAGTATCGCGGGTCTTTATAACCTGGAGCTTGCTAACAATTAA